In Nerophis ophidion isolate RoL-2023_Sa linkage group LG12, RoL_Noph_v1.0, whole genome shotgun sequence, a single window of DNA contains:
- the phrf1 gene encoding PHD and RING finger domain-containing protein 1 isoform X2 — translation MDNDDSPDELINRRPNIKKTVAPWDISDDSDDVDGSDEEESDSGDEEEEENEGEGEGECNEEEDDEDEEEDADNDDGVFGETSAAIAAMSSDEDADKCPICLNSFSSQPVATPENCQHYFCLDCILAWAKNANSCPVDRIAFNSIYLRKCYGGKVQKMITVQKPKMEDEEVIIDLDLDQTNCEVCQGSDREDRLLLCDGCDAGYHMECLTPPMDTVPVEEWFCPECVANNNNSEQENGTHSLASTAHPTTSRTQPRAAGPTRAIARTRHSERVRANVNRHRITQLASRDLIQSTWLDDTINAVVAGLNTAVYVRDLTPRAPPRRKRKTGTRRKKASSAKGKKGNSRVKRRRKVRRRTKSRRTPVGKKVATAHSRIASSLGLSKDKKNCSLPTVCRPSEHTLSSMRADIGAASLSIHGDPFDLDPFVDCDEDEHQESVTSLLEAKRRGISHSAFRSHQPVARPVGASLSRRVVDVTQTGSVVEAVPVPDLLGSILSGQSLLLMDSSNVVINRDGSLKASESTRMSALKTGLRRSSSAEESITQAEITPILEEPLSNHHSSDPLGPFYQSSSRGPSSVNHTEPSQHRDLPLRGHLRIQQPRTNIPSPSFGVQRVGEGSREAASSSRHLNQDSKNKTLLPKSQPTKAPTKPMWVDVSILPRIPKIKRESSDVAKHHSSNIEHNDKSPTRNNTSGMPETALISFAGDENRNHHVVPQQSSTGCQAQRQGTSQAFSNSFSFSSSTGSQLCNSSVSSQSSSSVSFRINSSGNSWHSRRLSLPSSSTCGNWGKNDMRKKSDETRKRQLHRDKEKLLASRTAASNNEESNDIYDPFNPTASDSSSSDNEGESLGSSFRQLNTLPSSVFSRDVAQSKQKLFGVKIQTQENVISQEETRIANLQTLPEVASSFSEAVKVEKNNVLVDSKTDNQAALSDIMVKREQGPADSDEDAISGHGVRNDSSSETPDISVPVHHSLDNIKTEEEGGQKAVSPNPDKKTDYSGSGLHSVKRKPKEEITSDSRCSQRDLANEENPSPSLPSKQQSFSSSTAESDRGKTKDHHESSKDDRQKKMDRDRASRRSRSRERRTRSLSESAASSSPERIHRKRKQKSRSGSSSSSRERSRRKKLKQRSDKRTDDSDSGRERRRVSKDNRRGRSRSRSRSRGRSKDQRRWRSRSRSPSTSRSNSRSKERRKEHTQPQHRKLESRSKDNRRPRWRSNSRERRKAEDLSKINTSKIRRDMKKESNGSHASVKEDKTAHVKKDVVDSTNAAMKSDRADSTSLFTEVKTETKTEGQQSIDMFEYSSITKHIKKEDTTLNINNQSIKNEPVDIELRQTIKTESVKREPVDIELCQPITTESVKREPIDIKLCHTVKTESIKTKPVDMKLFQTITTESVKREPVDIKLCQTVMTESIKTKPVDMKLFQTIKTESVKREPVDIKLCQTVMTESIKNKPVDMMLCQTIKTESVKKEPVDIKLCQTVKTEDISESTKIKVEPTSFELPVTSDHTAGFHQDSPNHSHLDVKANTDGFKVPIKQAPEPDEDITMDVDHHNLEDCVMPEQTKDIGPIVKQEEDKQEGRIEAEQVPPPLGAKAKIQGKRVTWNIQEPDGSQPDKSASKLARYKLKLKQEAARRPSSTKQTIPQDTSEPGSVSDSSKSEGASEEYLKKLHMQERAVEEVKLAIKPFYQKRDINKDEYKEILRKAVQKVCHSKSREINPVKVGILVKAYVDKYKLARKHKKSEAEPMKTDD, via the exons ATGAGGACGAGGAAGAAGATGCTGACAATGACGACGGCGTTTTCGGCGAGACCTCAGCAGCCATTGCAGCCATGAGCTCAGACGAGGACGCTGATAAATGTCCAATCTGCTTGAACTCCTTCAGCAGCCAGCCGGTGGCAACACCAGAGAACTGTCAGCACTACTTCTGTCTCGACTGCATCCTCGCGTGGGCCAAG AATGCAAACTCCTGCCCCGTGGACCGTATTGCGTTTAATAGCATATACCTGAGGAAATGTTATGGAGGCAAAGTGCAGAAAATG ATTACAGTACAAAAACCTAAGATGGAAGATGAGGAGGTAATAATAGATTTGGACTTGGATCAAACCAACTGCGAGGTGTGTCAGGGCAGTGATCGAGAGGACCGTCTTCTGCTCTGTGATGGCTGCGACGCTGG CTACCACATGGAATGTCTCACACCACCTATGGACACTGTTCCTGTTGAGGAATGGTTCTGTCCTGAATGTGTTGCCAACAACAATAATTCGG AACAAGAAAATGGAACCCATAGCCTCGCTTCCACTGCCCATCCAACCACCAGTCGCACCCAGCCCCGAGCTGCCGGTCCCACAAGAGCAATCGCCCGCACTCGGCACAGTGAACGTGTTCGGGCCAACGTGAATCGACATCGTATCACACAG CTTGCTTCCAGGGACCTAATACAGTCTACTTGGCTGGATGATACTATCAATGCAGTGGTGGCGGGGTTGAACACAGCTGTATATGTAAGGGACCTCACCCCTCGTGCTCCACCCAGACGCAAACGCAAGACTG GAACACGCAGAAAGAAGGCATCCTCTGCTAAGGGGAAAAAAGGTAATTCTCGAGTTAAGCGGAGACGTAAAGTTAGGAGGAGGACTAAATCCAGAAGAACTCCG GTGGGGAAAAAGGTAGCCACCGCCCATAGCCGCATTGCCAGCAGTCTCGGTCTGTCGAAGGACAAGAAGAACTGTTCACTTCCTACAGTATGTCGGCCGTCAGAGCACACGCTAAGCAGCATGCGGGCTGACATCGGAGCTGCATCGCTTTCGATCCACGGGGATCCTTTTGACCTGGACCCCTTTGTAGATTG TGATGAGGATGAGCACCAAGAAAGTGTCACTTCATTGTTGGAGGCCAAGAGACGAGGGATCTCTCATTCTGCCTTTCGCTCTCACCAGCCTGTTGCCCGACCTGTTGGTGCAAGCCTTTCAAG ACGCGTTGTGGACGTTACCCAAACTGGCAGTGTTGTGGAGGCGGTGCCAGTGCCTGACCTGTTGGGCAGCATCTTGTCTGGGCAAAGCTTGCTCTTGATGGACAGCTCTAATGTCGTCATCAATCGTGATGGTTCTCTGAAAGCCTCTGAATCAA CAAGGATGTCTGCTCTGAAAACAGGGTTAAGAAGGAGCAGTAGCGCAGAAGAATCCATTACTCAGGCTGAGATTACACCCATCCTTGAAGAACCTTTGTCCAATCACCACAGTAGTGATCCATTAGGACCATTCTACCAGAGTTCTTCTCGAGGACCCTCATCTGTCAACCATACAGAGCCTTCTCAACATCGTGATTTGCCACTTAGAGGTCATTTGCGTATTCAGCAGCCTCGTACAAACATACCTTCTCCATCTTTTGGTGTTCAGAGAGTCGGTGAGGGCTCCAGAGAAGCTGCATCCTCATCCAGGCACCTTAACCAAGACTCAAAGAACAAAACACTTCTCCCAAAATCCCAACCTACAAAAGCTCCTACAAAGCCCATGTGGGTTGATGTGTCCATCCTACCAAGGATACCAAAAATCAAGCGAGAAAGCAGCGATGTAGCAAAGCATCACAGTAGTAATATTGAACACAACGATAAGTCTCCCACCAGGAATAATACTTCTGGCATGCCTGAGACCGCTTTGATTAGCTTTGCAGGGGATGAGAACAGGAACCATCATGTTGTCCCACAGCAAAGCAGCACTGGTTGCCAGGCACAAAGACAAGGAACTTCGCAGGCCTTCTCCAATTCATTCTCGTTTTCCTCCTCCACTGGATCCCAATTGTGTAATTCATCAGTATCCTCCCAATCTTCATCATCGGTAAGCTTCCGCATCAACTCCAGCGGGAACTCGTGGCATTCAAGGCGACTCAGCCTCCCATCATCATCCACATGTGGAAACTGGGGCAAGAATGACATGAGGAAAAAAAGTGATGAGACGAGAAAGAGACAGCTTCACAGAGATAAAGAGAAGCTGTTGGCATCACGCACAGCTGCAAGTAACAATGAGGAGTCGAATGATATTTATGACCCTTTTAATCCCACTGCGTCAGACTCAAGCAGCTCGGACAATGAAGGTGAGAGCTTGGGCAGCAGCTTCCGCCAATTAAACACACTTCCCAGCTCAGTGTTCAGTCGAGATGTAGCGCAGAGCAAACAGAAGTTGTTTGGAGTTAAAATCCAAACACAGGAAAATGTAATTTCACAGGAAGAAACAAGGATTGCTAATTTACAGACTTTACCAGAGGTGGCTAGCAGCTTTTCAGAAGCTGTTAAAGTAGAAAAAAACAATGTGTTGGTCGATTCAAAAACTGACAATCAAGCAGCATTGAGTGACATAATGGTAAAGAGAGAGCAAGGGCCTGCGGATTCAGATGAAGACGCAATTTCTGGACATGGTGTGAGAAATGATTCCAGTTCGGAGACACCAGACATTTCTGTGCCTGTTCATCACAGCCTGGACAATATAAAGACGGAGGAAGAAGGTGGACAAAAGGCTGTTAGTCCAAACCCTGACAAAAAGACAGATTATTCAGGCTCGGGCTTACATTCTGTCAAAAGGAAACCAAAGGAGGAAATTACATCTGATTCCAGGTGTTCACAAAGAGATTTGGCCAACGAAGAGAACCCCTCCCCCTCACTTCCATCTAAACAGCAGTCATTTAGTTCAAGCACTGCAGAGTCAGACAGAGGCAAGACTAAAGACCATCATGAATCCAGCAAGGATGACAGGCAGAAGAAAATGGACAGAGACAGGGCTTCGAGGCGGTCAAGGTCCCGAGAGAGGAGGACGCGTTCTTTATCAGAAAGTGCTGCGTCCAGTTCTCCTGAGAGGATTCACAGAAAGAGAAAACAGAAGTCCAG GTCTGGTTCCAGCTCCAGCAGCAGAGAGCGCTCAAGAAGAAAGAAACTTAAACAAAGGAGCGACAAAAGAACGGACGATAGCGACAGTGGCCGAGAGAGAAGAAGAGTGTCGAAAGACAACAGACGTGGTCGATCTAGATCGAGATCACGGTCCAGAGGTAGATCGAAGGACCAAAGACGTTGGCGCTCACGCTCCAGATCTCCGTCAACATCACGATCCAACTCTAGATCCAAGGAAAGAAGGAAAGAGCACACACAACCGCAACATCGTAAGTTGGAGTCCAGATCGAAAGACAATCGGAGACCCAGATGGAGATCAAACTCAAGAGAGAGAAGGAAAGCAGAGGATTTGTCCAAAATAAACACCTCGAAAATCCGAAGGGACATGAAAAAGGAGAGCAATGGCTCTCACGCTTCTGTAAAAGAGGATAAGACTGCACATGTCAAAAAAGATGTGGTGGATTCTACCAATGCAGCAATGAAGAGTGACAGGGCAGACAGTACATCCTTATTTACAGAAGTCAAGACAGAAACAAAAACAGAAGGGCAGCAATCCATTGATATGTTTGAATATTCTTCCATCACTAAACACATCAAGAAAGAAGATACAACTTTGAACATCAATAACCAAAGCATCAAAAACGAGCCTGTTGACATAGAGTTACGTCAAACGATTAAGACCGAAAGCGTCAAAAGAGAGCCTGTTGACATAGAGTTATGTCAACCAATTACGACAGAAAGCGTCAAAAGAGAGCCTATTGACATAAAGTTATGTCATACGGTTAAGACAGAAAGTATCAAAACTAAACCTGTTGACATGAAGTTATTCCAAACGATTACGACAGAAAGCGTCAAAAGAGAGCCTGTTGACATAAAGTTATGTCAAACGGTTATGACAGAAAGTATCAAAACTAAACCTGTTGACATGAAGTTATTCCAAACGATTAAGACAGAAAGCGTCAAAAGAGAGCCTGTTGACATAAAGTTATGTCAGACGGTTATGACAGAAAGTATCAAAAATAAGCCTGTTGACATGATGTTATGCCAAACGATTAAGACAGAAAGCGTCAAGAAAGAGCCTGTTGACATAAAGTTATGCCAAACCGTTAAAACAGAAGACATTAGTGAATCTACTAAAATAAAAGTGGAGCCGACGTCATTCGAATTGCCTGTCACCTCAGATCACACAGCAGGCTTTCACCAGGATTCACCGAACCACTCTCATCTTGATGTTAAGGCAAACACAGATGGGTTTAAAGTCCCCATCAAGCAGGCCCCTGAACCGGATGAGGACATCACCATGGATGTTGATCATCACAACCTGGAGGACTGTGTGATGCCCGAGCAGACCAAAGACATTGGTCCCATTGTCAAACAGGAAGAAGACAAACAAGAAGGGAGGATTGAGGCAGAACAGGTGCCACCTCCATTAGGAGCCAAAGCTAAGATTCAAGGGAAGAGGGTGACCTGGAATATTCAAGAACCTGATGGATCACAACCAGACAAGTCTGCAAGCA AGCTGGCACGGTATAAATTAAAGCTGAAGCAGGAAGCGGCTCGGAGACCCTCGTCCACTAAACAGACCATCCCTCAG GACACAAGTGAACCTGGCTCGGTCAGTGATTCTTCCAAGAGCGAAGGGGCCTCTGAGGAGTATTTGAAGAAGCTTCACATGCAGGAGAGAGCCGTTGAAGAGGTGAAACTCGCAATCAAACCTTTCTATCAGAAGAGGGACATCAACAAGGATGAATACAAAGAGATTCTACGCAAAGCTGTGCAGAAG GTGTGCCACAGCAAGAGCAGGGAAATTAACCCGGTGAAGGTGGGCATTCTGGTCAAGGCGTATGTGGACAAGTACAAACTGGCGAGGAAACACAAGAAGTCCGAGGCTGAGCCAATGAAAACTGATGATTGA
- the phrf1 gene encoding PHD and RING finger domain-containing protein 1 isoform X1 has product MDNDDSPDELINRRPNIKKTVAPWDISDDSDDVDGSDEEESDSGDEEEEENEGEGEGECNEEEDDEDEEEDADNDDGVFGETSAAIAAMSSDEDADKCPICLNSFSSQPVATPENCQHYFCLDCILAWAKNANSCPVDRIAFNSIYLRKCYGGKVQKMITVQKPKMEDEEVIIDLDLDQTNCEVCQGSDREDRLLLCDGCDAGYHMECLTPPMDTVPVEEWFCPECVANNNNSEQENGTHSLASTAHPTTSRTQPRAAGPTRAIARTRHSERVRANVNRHRITQARTPQLASRDLIQSTWLDDTINAVVAGLNTAVYVRDLTPRAPPRRKRKTGTRRKKASSAKGKKGNSRVKRRRKVRRRTKSRRTPVGKKVATAHSRIASSLGLSKDKKNCSLPTVCRPSEHTLSSMRADIGAASLSIHGDPFDLDPFVDCDEDEHQESVTSLLEAKRRGISHSAFRSHQPVARPVGASLSRRVVDVTQTGSVVEAVPVPDLLGSILSGQSLLLMDSSNVVINRDGSLKASESTRMSALKTGLRRSSSAEESITQAEITPILEEPLSNHHSSDPLGPFYQSSSRGPSSVNHTEPSQHRDLPLRGHLRIQQPRTNIPSPSFGVQRVGEGSREAASSSRHLNQDSKNKTLLPKSQPTKAPTKPMWVDVSILPRIPKIKRESSDVAKHHSSNIEHNDKSPTRNNTSGMPETALISFAGDENRNHHVVPQQSSTGCQAQRQGTSQAFSNSFSFSSSTGSQLCNSSVSSQSSSSVSFRINSSGNSWHSRRLSLPSSSTCGNWGKNDMRKKSDETRKRQLHRDKEKLLASRTAASNNEESNDIYDPFNPTASDSSSSDNEGESLGSSFRQLNTLPSSVFSRDVAQSKQKLFGVKIQTQENVISQEETRIANLQTLPEVASSFSEAVKVEKNNVLVDSKTDNQAALSDIMVKREQGPADSDEDAISGHGVRNDSSSETPDISVPVHHSLDNIKTEEEGGQKAVSPNPDKKTDYSGSGLHSVKRKPKEEITSDSRCSQRDLANEENPSPSLPSKQQSFSSSTAESDRGKTKDHHESSKDDRQKKMDRDRASRRSRSRERRTRSLSESAASSSPERIHRKRKQKSRSGSSSSSRERSRRKKLKQRSDKRTDDSDSGRERRRVSKDNRRGRSRSRSRSRGRSKDQRRWRSRSRSPSTSRSNSRSKERRKEHTQPQHRKLESRSKDNRRPRWRSNSRERRKAEDLSKINTSKIRRDMKKESNGSHASVKEDKTAHVKKDVVDSTNAAMKSDRADSTSLFTEVKTETKTEGQQSIDMFEYSSITKHIKKEDTTLNINNQSIKNEPVDIELRQTIKTESVKREPVDIELCQPITTESVKREPIDIKLCHTVKTESIKTKPVDMKLFQTITTESVKREPVDIKLCQTVMTESIKTKPVDMKLFQTIKTESVKREPVDIKLCQTVMTESIKNKPVDMMLCQTIKTESVKKEPVDIKLCQTVKTEDISESTKIKVEPTSFELPVTSDHTAGFHQDSPNHSHLDVKANTDGFKVPIKQAPEPDEDITMDVDHHNLEDCVMPEQTKDIGPIVKQEEDKQEGRIEAEQVPPPLGAKAKIQGKRVTWNIQEPDGSQPDKSASKLARYKLKLKQEAARRPSSTKQTIPQDTSEPGSVSDSSKSEGASEEYLKKLHMQERAVEEVKLAIKPFYQKRDINKDEYKEILRKAVQKVCHSKSREINPVKVGILVKAYVDKYKLARKHKKSEAEPMKTDD; this is encoded by the exons ATGAGGACGAGGAAGAAGATGCTGACAATGACGACGGCGTTTTCGGCGAGACCTCAGCAGCCATTGCAGCCATGAGCTCAGACGAGGACGCTGATAAATGTCCAATCTGCTTGAACTCCTTCAGCAGCCAGCCGGTGGCAACACCAGAGAACTGTCAGCACTACTTCTGTCTCGACTGCATCCTCGCGTGGGCCAAG AATGCAAACTCCTGCCCCGTGGACCGTATTGCGTTTAATAGCATATACCTGAGGAAATGTTATGGAGGCAAAGTGCAGAAAATG ATTACAGTACAAAAACCTAAGATGGAAGATGAGGAGGTAATAATAGATTTGGACTTGGATCAAACCAACTGCGAGGTGTGTCAGGGCAGTGATCGAGAGGACCGTCTTCTGCTCTGTGATGGCTGCGACGCTGG CTACCACATGGAATGTCTCACACCACCTATGGACACTGTTCCTGTTGAGGAATGGTTCTGTCCTGAATGTGTTGCCAACAACAATAATTCGG AACAAGAAAATGGAACCCATAGCCTCGCTTCCACTGCCCATCCAACCACCAGTCGCACCCAGCCCCGAGCTGCCGGTCCCACAAGAGCAATCGCCCGCACTCGGCACAGTGAACGTGTTCGGGCCAACGTGAATCGACATCGTATCACACAGGCACGCACACCACAG CTTGCTTCCAGGGACCTAATACAGTCTACTTGGCTGGATGATACTATCAATGCAGTGGTGGCGGGGTTGAACACAGCTGTATATGTAAGGGACCTCACCCCTCGTGCTCCACCCAGACGCAAACGCAAGACTG GAACACGCAGAAAGAAGGCATCCTCTGCTAAGGGGAAAAAAGGTAATTCTCGAGTTAAGCGGAGACGTAAAGTTAGGAGGAGGACTAAATCCAGAAGAACTCCG GTGGGGAAAAAGGTAGCCACCGCCCATAGCCGCATTGCCAGCAGTCTCGGTCTGTCGAAGGACAAGAAGAACTGTTCACTTCCTACAGTATGTCGGCCGTCAGAGCACACGCTAAGCAGCATGCGGGCTGACATCGGAGCTGCATCGCTTTCGATCCACGGGGATCCTTTTGACCTGGACCCCTTTGTAGATTG TGATGAGGATGAGCACCAAGAAAGTGTCACTTCATTGTTGGAGGCCAAGAGACGAGGGATCTCTCATTCTGCCTTTCGCTCTCACCAGCCTGTTGCCCGACCTGTTGGTGCAAGCCTTTCAAG ACGCGTTGTGGACGTTACCCAAACTGGCAGTGTTGTGGAGGCGGTGCCAGTGCCTGACCTGTTGGGCAGCATCTTGTCTGGGCAAAGCTTGCTCTTGATGGACAGCTCTAATGTCGTCATCAATCGTGATGGTTCTCTGAAAGCCTCTGAATCAA CAAGGATGTCTGCTCTGAAAACAGGGTTAAGAAGGAGCAGTAGCGCAGAAGAATCCATTACTCAGGCTGAGATTACACCCATCCTTGAAGAACCTTTGTCCAATCACCACAGTAGTGATCCATTAGGACCATTCTACCAGAGTTCTTCTCGAGGACCCTCATCTGTCAACCATACAGAGCCTTCTCAACATCGTGATTTGCCACTTAGAGGTCATTTGCGTATTCAGCAGCCTCGTACAAACATACCTTCTCCATCTTTTGGTGTTCAGAGAGTCGGTGAGGGCTCCAGAGAAGCTGCATCCTCATCCAGGCACCTTAACCAAGACTCAAAGAACAAAACACTTCTCCCAAAATCCCAACCTACAAAAGCTCCTACAAAGCCCATGTGGGTTGATGTGTCCATCCTACCAAGGATACCAAAAATCAAGCGAGAAAGCAGCGATGTAGCAAAGCATCACAGTAGTAATATTGAACACAACGATAAGTCTCCCACCAGGAATAATACTTCTGGCATGCCTGAGACCGCTTTGATTAGCTTTGCAGGGGATGAGAACAGGAACCATCATGTTGTCCCACAGCAAAGCAGCACTGGTTGCCAGGCACAAAGACAAGGAACTTCGCAGGCCTTCTCCAATTCATTCTCGTTTTCCTCCTCCACTGGATCCCAATTGTGTAATTCATCAGTATCCTCCCAATCTTCATCATCGGTAAGCTTCCGCATCAACTCCAGCGGGAACTCGTGGCATTCAAGGCGACTCAGCCTCCCATCATCATCCACATGTGGAAACTGGGGCAAGAATGACATGAGGAAAAAAAGTGATGAGACGAGAAAGAGACAGCTTCACAGAGATAAAGAGAAGCTGTTGGCATCACGCACAGCTGCAAGTAACAATGAGGAGTCGAATGATATTTATGACCCTTTTAATCCCACTGCGTCAGACTCAAGCAGCTCGGACAATGAAGGTGAGAGCTTGGGCAGCAGCTTCCGCCAATTAAACACACTTCCCAGCTCAGTGTTCAGTCGAGATGTAGCGCAGAGCAAACAGAAGTTGTTTGGAGTTAAAATCCAAACACAGGAAAATGTAATTTCACAGGAAGAAACAAGGATTGCTAATTTACAGACTTTACCAGAGGTGGCTAGCAGCTTTTCAGAAGCTGTTAAAGTAGAAAAAAACAATGTGTTGGTCGATTCAAAAACTGACAATCAAGCAGCATTGAGTGACATAATGGTAAAGAGAGAGCAAGGGCCTGCGGATTCAGATGAAGACGCAATTTCTGGACATGGTGTGAGAAATGATTCCAGTTCGGAGACACCAGACATTTCTGTGCCTGTTCATCACAGCCTGGACAATATAAAGACGGAGGAAGAAGGTGGACAAAAGGCTGTTAGTCCAAACCCTGACAAAAAGACAGATTATTCAGGCTCGGGCTTACATTCTGTCAAAAGGAAACCAAAGGAGGAAATTACATCTGATTCCAGGTGTTCACAAAGAGATTTGGCCAACGAAGAGAACCCCTCCCCCTCACTTCCATCTAAACAGCAGTCATTTAGTTCAAGCACTGCAGAGTCAGACAGAGGCAAGACTAAAGACCATCATGAATCCAGCAAGGATGACAGGCAGAAGAAAATGGACAGAGACAGGGCTTCGAGGCGGTCAAGGTCCCGAGAGAGGAGGACGCGTTCTTTATCAGAAAGTGCTGCGTCCAGTTCTCCTGAGAGGATTCACAGAAAGAGAAAACAGAAGTCCAG GTCTGGTTCCAGCTCCAGCAGCAGAGAGCGCTCAAGAAGAAAGAAACTTAAACAAAGGAGCGACAAAAGAACGGACGATAGCGACAGTGGCCGAGAGAGAAGAAGAGTGTCGAAAGACAACAGACGTGGTCGATCTAGATCGAGATCACGGTCCAGAGGTAGATCGAAGGACCAAAGACGTTGGCGCTCACGCTCCAGATCTCCGTCAACATCACGATCCAACTCTAGATCCAAGGAAAGAAGGAAAGAGCACACACAACCGCAACATCGTAAGTTGGAGTCCAGATCGAAAGACAATCGGAGACCCAGATGGAGATCAAACTCAAGAGAGAGAAGGAAAGCAGAGGATTTGTCCAAAATAAACACCTCGAAAATCCGAAGGGACATGAAAAAGGAGAGCAATGGCTCTCACGCTTCTGTAAAAGAGGATAAGACTGCACATGTCAAAAAAGATGTGGTGGATTCTACCAATGCAGCAATGAAGAGTGACAGGGCAGACAGTACATCCTTATTTACAGAAGTCAAGACAGAAACAAAAACAGAAGGGCAGCAATCCATTGATATGTTTGAATATTCTTCCATCACTAAACACATCAAGAAAGAAGATACAACTTTGAACATCAATAACCAAAGCATCAAAAACGAGCCTGTTGACATAGAGTTACGTCAAACGATTAAGACCGAAAGCGTCAAAAGAGAGCCTGTTGACATAGAGTTATGTCAACCAATTACGACAGAAAGCGTCAAAAGAGAGCCTATTGACATAAAGTTATGTCATACGGTTAAGACAGAAAGTATCAAAACTAAACCTGTTGACATGAAGTTATTCCAAACGATTACGACAGAAAGCGTCAAAAGAGAGCCTGTTGACATAAAGTTATGTCAAACGGTTATGACAGAAAGTATCAAAACTAAACCTGTTGACATGAAGTTATTCCAAACGATTAAGACAGAAAGCGTCAAAAGAGAGCCTGTTGACATAAAGTTATGTCAGACGGTTATGACAGAAAGTATCAAAAATAAGCCTGTTGACATGATGTTATGCCAAACGATTAAGACAGAAAGCGTCAAGAAAGAGCCTGTTGACATAAAGTTATGCCAAACCGTTAAAACAGAAGACATTAGTGAATCTACTAAAATAAAAGTGGAGCCGACGTCATTCGAATTGCCTGTCACCTCAGATCACACAGCAGGCTTTCACCAGGATTCACCGAACCACTCTCATCTTGATGTTAAGGCAAACACAGATGGGTTTAAAGTCCCCATCAAGCAGGCCCCTGAACCGGATGAGGACATCACCATGGATGTTGATCATCACAACCTGGAGGACTGTGTGATGCCCGAGCAGACCAAAGACATTGGTCCCATTGTCAAACAGGAAGAAGACAAACAAGAAGGGAGGATTGAGGCAGAACAGGTGCCACCTCCATTAGGAGCCAAAGCTAAGATTCAAGGGAAGAGGGTGACCTGGAATATTCAAGAACCTGATGGATCACAACCAGACAAGTCTGCAAGCA AGCTGGCACGGTATAAATTAAAGCTGAAGCAGGAAGCGGCTCGGAGACCCTCGTCCACTAAACAGACCATCCCTCAG GACACAAGTGAACCTGGCTCGGTCAGTGATTCTTCCAAGAGCGAAGGGGCCTCTGAGGAGTATTTGAAGAAGCTTCACATGCAGGAGAGAGCCGTTGAAGAGGTGAAACTCGCAATCAAACCTTTCTATCAGAAGAGGGACATCAACAAGGATGAATACAAAGAGATTCTACGCAAAGCTGTGCAGAAG GTGTGCCACAGCAAGAGCAGGGAAATTAACCCGGTGAAGGTGGGCATTCTGGTCAAGGCGTATGTGGACAAGTACAAACTGGCGAGGAAACACAAGAAGTCCGAGGCTGAGCCAATGAAAACTGATGATTGA